DNA sequence from the Calidithermus timidus DSM 17022 genome:
GGCCCCCGACGTGATCCTGGTGGGCGAGATGCGCGACTACGAGACGATCTCCGCCGCCATCACTGCCGCCGAAACCGGCCACCTGGTGATGGGTACCCTGCACACCAACTCCGCTCCCGAGACCATAGACCGCATCGTGGACGTCTTCCCTGAAGCCCAGCAGGAGCAAATTCGCGTTCAACTCGCCAACAACCTGGTAGCCGTCATGACCCAGCAGCTCCTGGTCAAAGCCTTTGGCGGTGGCCGGGTTCTGGCCTACGAGCTCATGATCGCCACCCCCGCCGTGCGGGCGCTGGTGCGCGAGGGCAAGACCCATCAATTGGTCTCGGTGATCCAGACCGGCGGCCAGTACGGCATGATTACCATGGACGCCCACCTCGCCGACCTCTACCGCCGCAAGCTGATCACCTACGACACGGGCCTGGCCCGCGCCGTAGATCCCAAGGAGTTCGCCCGTCTGGCGGGCATGGGGCAACCGCAGACCCAGCCCGGAGCGCGGCCTACGCGCACGTGAAGCGGGATCGTGGTCGATATAGATACCAAAGTTCAGTCAGTCCGGTGCCACAAACTGACCCGATCGAAGTTATTCGCGTGGCAGGGGGTGCTGGCACGTTTTGGAAGGGATGGGCTTTCTTCGTCGAGTGCAGGGGGTGCTCTAGCATTCAATTTGAATTCGGTATCGAGCGCCTGCGGTAGCTACTTCGAGACCCAAGTGTCTGATGAACCCTAGCGCCACAACCCCCGTGCTACACTGCATTGTATGCAGGCTACCCAAGACGAGCGTAATTTGGCGATCATCGCTCACTTGGCTCCGCTGGTAGGCTACTTCGTAGCGATCGGGCAGATCCTCATCCCCTTGGTGATTTATCTGCTCAGCTCGCAGCCCTTCGTCAGGGCGCAGGCCAAGGAGGCGCTCAATGCGCAGATTAGCTTCACCGTCTATGCCGTAGTGGTGGGCGTGCTGTGTTTCGTTCTCATTGGCTTTTTCCTGATCCCAGTGCTGGCGATTTACATCATCTGGACCATGGTCGCAGCGTGCCTAGCGGTCTCGAGGGGCGAGGCTTACCGCTACCCGGGCATCTTCCGCCTGCTGGCTTGAGGGCAGCTCCCACGAATACCTCCACGGCGGTTCTTTAAGGACACTGTAGCTGCCGGTGGCAGCGTTGGTGCCGTTTACCGGGAGGTTGAATTCCGCTAGGTTAGCTAGTTGCTGTTGGGGCAGCTGCTAAGCTGCGCCGGTTGGCCGTCTGCGTCTACCAGGGGAGTGGCCCTTTCCAGGTGGCTGTCCTTGACCACGTCGGGGAGGGTGCACGGGCATCAGGGTGGCCTCGAGGTAGCCCCTAGTCTCCTTCGACGGCAGTTGTCCGGAACTGGGAAGCTGGGTTGCCCTATAGCCCCCCAATCTAGAAGGGGAGGCGTTGCAGAGGTGCTATGCCTGGAGCTTCCACCCTTCGTGAACTTGGTTCAGTATCGCGCGCGATTCCAGCCTTCAGCCAGGCCATCCCCGCGCTCAGTGGCTAACAAAGTCTTGCTCACCGCCAATCTCGGGCAGTTTACTGAGATTTTTCCCTATCCCAAGAGCTTTTACCTCATTCTGCAACCCCCTTGACATTTGCCTGCTTCCGGGTATGATTCCCTTATCAGCTACTGCAAACGTTTGCAGTTTCCTTACTGCAAACCCACCGTCTTCTTGGTAATAAGGCTTTACAAGTATGGCTTGTCTTCTGCCAGATAACTGAAATCGATTGCATATGGTCAGCCTCGAGGAAGTCGCCAAACTTGCCCAGGTTTCCCCTGCTACCGCCTCGCGAGCCCTTTCCCGGCCCGACATGGTCGCCAAGGAGACGCGCGAGCGGGTGCTCGAGGCTGCTCGGCAACTCGGTTACCAACCCAACCAGCTCGCCCGCAGCTTGCGTCGGCGCAGCAGCCGCAGCTTAGGCCTCATCATCACCGATATCCTCAACCCCTTTCATGCCACCGTGGCTAAGGGGGTGCAGGATGCCGCCGAAAAGCACGACTACACCGTCTTCCTCTTCAACACCGATGAGGACCCTGAGAAGGAGCGTCGCGCGCTCAACGCCCTGCGCGGTCACCTGCCGCAGGGCCTGCTGATCGTTCCCACTCCCAAAACGCGAGAGAACCTCAAGCTTGTCGCCAACCTTCCCACCATCGAGCTCGACCGCCAAAGCGGTACCGCCGGCGCGCACAGCGTCATGGTGGACAACGTCGGTGGGGCCCGCTCAGCGGTCGAGCACCTCACCGCGCTGGGTCACCGCCGCATCGGCATGATCGTGGGGCGGCTCGACATCACCACTGCCGTCGAGCGCCACCAGGGGTACCGCGAGGCCCTAGCTGCTGCCGGTCTTCCCTATCGCGAGGAGCTGGTCCTACCCGGCAATCACCGCGAAGAGGGCGGACGCGTCGCGGCCCACGCCCTGCTCTCCCGCCCACCCGATGAGCGCCCCACCGCGTTGTTCGTGGGCAACAACGAGATGACCGTTGGCGCGGTGCTCGCTGCCCGCGAGCTGGGCTTGCGTATCCCTGAAGACCTTTCCATTGTTGGCTTCGACGACTCGCGTTGGGCGCGCACCATGCAACCCGCCCTCACCGTCGTTGCCCAGCCCGAATACGACATCGGTTTTCTGGCTTGCGAGACGCTGCTGAGCTTGTTGCGTCATGGCAAGGCGGTGCAGCCCATCTGTACTCGCCTGGCCACTACCCTCATCATTCGTGATTCCACGGCCCCACCGGGGTACGCCTCGAGACCACCCTGAAGGAGGAGGAAGCCCAGCAAGAAAAGCACTATCCGCAGCCCTTTGGCCCCAAGTCCTCGAGTCCTCAGAGTTTCAATTCAAGGAGTCCTCATGCGCAAAAGCACCGGTATCGTTGCAGCCCTCGCCCTCGCGGGCCTGGCCCTCACCGCCCTCAGTTCCGTCGTGGCCCAGAACCAGAACAAGCAACCCTTCATCGGCCTCATCACCAAGACCGAGTCCAACCCCTTCTTTGTGAAGATGAAGGAAGGCGCCAGCAAGGAGGCAGCCAGGCTCGGTGCGAAGTTCATCAGCGCTGCCGGCAAGACCGATGGCGACAACGCTGGGCAAGTCGCGGCCATCGAAAACATGGTTGCCGCTGGGGTCAACACCATCTTGATCACTCCCAGCGACGCCAAGGCCATTGTCCCCGCTATCAAGAAAGCGCGGGAAGCGGGCGTGCAGGTCATCGCCCTCGACAGTCCTACTGATCCCGAGGATGCCGTGGACGCCCTCTTCGCTACCAACAACTACCAGGCCGGGGTACTCATCGGCGAGTACGCCGCCGCGCTGATGAAGGGTAAGAAGCCGGTGATCGCTACCCTCGACCTCTTCCCCGGCCACCCTGTGGGCGCCCAGCGCCACAACGGCTTCTTGCAGGGCTTCGGCCTGCAGAGCTTCGAGGCCGACAGTAACGAGCTGGCCAAGCCTGCCGAGGTCGTGTGCATGGCCGATACCTACGGCGACCAGGCCAAGGGCCAGACCGCTATGGAGAACTGCCTGCAGAAGAACCCCAACATCAACCTGGTCTACACCATCAACGAGCCCGCCGCTGCCGGTGCTTACCAGGCCCTCAAGGCTGCGGGTAAGGAAAAAAGCGTGATCATCGTCTCGGTGGACGGCGGCTGTGAAGGTGTGCGCAACGTCGACCGCGGCGTGATCGCGGCGACCTCCCAGCAGTACCCCCTGAAGATGGCCGCCCTGGGCGTGGCCGCTGGGGTGAAGTACGCTAAGACCGGGGTCAAGGCCCGCGGCTATGTGGACACCGGCGTGACCCTCATCGCCAAGCAGCCTGTACCGGGCGTCAGCAGCAAAGACGTGAAGTACGGCTTGGCCAATTGCTGGGGCAACTAGAAGTCGCCTAGTATTTAGCTCAATACTCAGGCGGCTTGGTGGAACCGACAAGCGCATGCATGGGAAGTCCCGCTCGAGCGGGGCTTCCCACACTAAAGTGAGGAATCTATGGCTGAACAACAACCCTCCAGCGCAGCCCAAGCCCCTAGGAGGCTGCTCGAGCGGCTGCCGAGCATCAGTGTGCTGGGGCCATTTGTTGCGCTGTTGCTGGCGGTGATATTCTTCAGCATCCAATCCGATCGCTTCCTCAGCGGCCAGAACTTCTCGCTCATCCTCCAACAGGTGCTGGTGGTGGGGGTTTTGGCCATTGGACAGACCCTAGTGATCCTCACCGGGGGTATCGACCTCTCGGTGGGCTTCGTGATGGCTTTGGGCACCATGGTCATGAGCAAGTTTGCCGTTGAGCTGGGCTTGCCCCCCCTGCTGGCCATCCTCTGCGGCGTGGTGGTCACCACTGGGTTTGGCCTTCTCAACGGCCTGCTCATCACCCGCATTCGGCTGCCGCCATTTATCGTCACGCTGGGCACCATGAACATTGCCTTCGCCCTGACCCAAATCTACTCCAAAGCTCAGACCGTCACCGGTCTGCCCGATGCGCTGCTGTTTTGGGGCAACACCTTTCGGTTGGGCCAGACGGTGATCACCTACGGCGTGGTGCTTATGATCGCGCTGTACCTGTTGATGTGGTTCTTGCTGAGCGAGACCGCGCCAGGACGCCACCTCTACGCTGTGGGCAACAACCCCGAAGCCGCCCGCCTGATGGGCATTCCCACCCAGCGGGTGCTGCTTTTGACCTACACCATCGCGGGTTTTTTCTACGGCATCGCTGGGTGGCTGCTCATCTCGCGCACCAGCGTAGGCGACCCCAACGCTGGGCAGACCGAGAACCTCGAGACCATCACCGCTGTGGTGCTGGGTGGCACTAGCCTTTTCGGTGGGCGTGGCATGATTTTGGGTACGTTGTTGGGGGCCATCATCGTGGGCGTCTTCCGCAACGGCCTGACCCTCATTGGGGTCTCCTCGGTGTACCAGGTGCTTATCACCGGCATCCTGGTGATCTTGGCCGTGACGGCCGACCAATTGTCGAAGAGGAGGAGCTGAGATTTATGGAACTTAACCCCCTGCCCAACAACCCCGACCAATTGCTCCTCCCCGGCCAGCAGGTCAGTGCCCCGGCCCGGCCCCGGCCCGTGCTGGAAGCCCGCGGCCTGGTCAAGCGCTACGGACACGTCACTGCCCTCGACGGCACCGACTTCGAGCTGCGTGAGGGAGAAATCCTAGCCGTCATCGGCGACAACGGCGCGGGCAAGAGCACGTTGATTAAGGCCCTCTCCGGGGCAATCATCCCCGACCAGGGGGAGATCATCCTCGACGGCAAGCCCGTGCACTTTCGCAGCCCCCTCGACGCGCGGCGCCACGGTATCGAGACCGTTTACCAAGACTTGGCGGTGGCCCCTGCCATGACCATCGCGGAAAATCTCTTTCTGGGACGGGAAATCCTCAGACCGGGCTTCCTGGGGCGGCTGCTACGGCTGATCGACAAGAAGAAGATGCTCGAGGAGGCCACCAAAAGCCTCAAAGACCTCAAGATCGGCATTCGCTCGATGAGCCAGGCGGTCGAGACCCTCTCGGGTGGTCAGCGCCAGGGGGTGGCCGTCGCCCGCAGCGCGGCCTTCGCCAAGCACGTGGTGATCATGGACGAGCCCACCGCTGCCTTGGGGGTCAAGGAGGGCAACATGGTGCTCGAGCTCATCCGCCGGGTGCGCGACCGGGGCCTCCCCGTGATCATCATCAGCCACAACATGCCGCACGTCTTCGAGATCGCCGACCGCATCCACATCCAGCGCCTGGGCAAGCGGGCGGCAGTGGTCAACCCTAAGAAGATCAGCATGGCCCACACCGTCGCGGTCATGACCGGAGCCATGAGCCCGGAGGAACTCTCCGAGGACGAGCTGGCGCATTAAAAACGCCAAGCGCCATACCCCAGCCCCCCTTGCTAAGGAGAGGCAAGGAAAGGCGTTCAGCGTCTTGCACAGCCAGGCGACTTGCCTCAAACTCTGCTGGAGGAATGCGACTCTACCTCGATACTGCCGACCGTCACCTGGCCGAGCCTTTGCTGCGCACGGGGTTGTTTTGGGGCGTCACCACCAACCCGTTGCTGCTGCAGGCCGTAGGGCTCAAGACTGCGCAGCTCCCCGAGCTCTACGCCTGGGCTACCGATCTGGGCGCTAAGGAGGTGTTCTTCCAGGGTTGGGGCCCTGACGCCGAGAGCCTGGTGGCACGGGGCCTCGAGCTGCGCTCGATTGGAGAGCGGGTGGTGGTCAAGCTGCCTGTTACCCAAGCGGGCTGCCAGGCGGCCAGTGAGTTGCTGCGGCAAGGTTGCGCGGTGTTGCTCACCGCCATCTACACCCCGGCTCAGGCCCTGCTGGGAGCTGCCGCGGGGGTTCAGTACATCGCCCCTTACCTGGGCCGCATCGCCGACGCCGGGCGCAACGCCAGGGCCGAGGTGGCGCTCATGCAGCGCTTGCTGAAGGAGCTGGGCAACCCCACCCAGATCCTCCTGGCCAGCCTGCGTCACCTCGACGATGTGGTGGCCATGAGCCAGGAGGGGGTGCGGGCTTTTACCCTCAACCCGGCAGTGGCACGACAGTTCTTCGAAGAGCCCCTCACCGAAGAGGCCGTGATCGCCTTCGAACAGGCCATGAAGGAGGTTGTAGCGTGATCATCACTTGCGGCGAAGCCCTCATCGACTTCACCTCCCTTCACCACGAAGGCCACACGGTCTACCGACCCCACCCAGGCGGCTCGCTGATGAACGTGGCCGTGGCCTCAGGGCGCCTGGGGGTGCCTACCGGCTTTTTGGGCAAGGTGTCACGGGACGTGTTTGGTCGCCTGTTGCGCCAGCATATGCACGAGAGCCAGGTCTCGCTGGAATATGTGGTCGAAGCCCGCGAACCCACCACCTTAGCCTTCGTGCACCTCGACGGCGGCGATCCCGAGTACTCCTTCTACGCCGGAGGCACCGCCGACCGCTCGCTGATGATCGAGGAACTTCCTGCCCTGCCCAAGGCAGCCGCGCTGCACTTTGGCTCGATCTCGCTGGTGCTCGAGCCCACCGCCAGCACGCTGGAATACCTCATGCAGCAGGAGTCGCGCCACCGCTTCCTCTCCCTCGACCCCAATGTGCGCCCTGGCCTCATCCCCGACCGCAGCGCCTACCTCGAGCGTCTGGAAGCTTGGCTGAGCCTGGTGGACCTGGTCAAGGTCAGCCAGGCCGACCTCGAGTGGCTCTACCCCGGCGAGTCGCCCAAAAGCATCGCCCAGGAGTGGCTGGGTCGGGGCCCGGCCCTGGTGCTGGTGACGCTGGGGGGTGCGGGTTCGCTGGCGTTGAGCGCGGGGGGAAGCGCCCTGGTTCCCGTGCCCAAGGTAAAAGTCGCCGACACCGTGGGCGCAGGCGACGCCTTCATGGGGGCTGCCCTGGCCTGGCTCCACAAGCAGGGGCGGCTAAGCCGCAGCGGGGTGGAGGGGCTGGGGGAGGGGGAATTGCAGCAATTGCTGGCCTTCGCCAACCAGGTCGCGGCCATCAACTGCACTCGAGCGGGGGCCGACCCGCCGTGGGCGCGAGAGGTAGGTTGGTAGGAGGGCATCGCCAGGCTAGGGCCTGCCAAGCCCAGAGGGTGCGGCGGGATCGGCGCTAAGGCTGAGCCCCAACAGCAGCGGGTCGTGGTCGGAGGAGCGGTAGGGGGTGGGGGCGTAGCGGTCGTCGGGCTTGAACTCCGTGTTGTAGTCGAAGGCGCGCGGCTCGTCGGCGTTGATGTGCCACTCGGTGAAGCCCGTCACCTGCGGGCTGAGCGAGGGGGTCACGAAGGCGTAGTCGAGGCTACCGCTCTCGCCGTTGAAGACGTAGCTGTAGCGCTCAGGGGCGCTTCTGCGTAGCCCCAGGTTCTCCAGGCCCGCACCGGTGAGCGTGCGGATGGGATCCTCGGCGGCGTAGGCGTTGAAATCACCCAGCAGGATTACGTCGGGGTCGGTGGTTTTGAGCTGCTCGAGGAAGCTCAGCAGCTTCTGGGCCTGCTGCACGCGCAGCGCATTCCAGCAACCCTGGCCGGCGTCGAGGTTCTCGCCCGTAGCCCCTTCGCAGCCCTTGGACTTGAAGTGGTTGACCACCACCGTGAAGCGCCCACCCGTGCCCAGGTCGCGGAAGGTCTGGGCGAGGGGGGGGCGGGAGTACACCGGGTCGCCATCCACCCGGAAGGCCCCCTCCGGTGCTACCCTGGCGGGTTTGTAGATCAGGGCTACCTTGATCTCGTCACTGCCGATGCTGCCACTGTGGATCGCGGCGTAGGTGCCGGCTCCCAGCGCTGCGTTGAGCGCGGCCACCAAGTCCGTGAGGGCGGTATCGCCGTTGTTCTGCACCTCGATGAGGCCCACCACGTCGGCGTTGAGCCCCGCGATGGCGGCGACTAACTTGGCCTTCTGGCGCTCGAGCTCGGCCTGGTTGCTGGCCCCGCGCGAGCCAAGGGTGGTGAAGTAGTTGAGCACGTTGAAGCTAGCCACCCGCAGCGAGCCCCCCACCGCCGAGGGTGAGGCCGGGCGGGGGTTGGTGTTCTCAAAGCTCACCGGCCCCACCGGCTGCACCCGATAGGCGCTGAAGCCGAAGGTGAGAATGCCCGTCAGGCCCCGCACGCTGTCGCCTACCCGGCGGGTGGCGTCGGTGCCGGGGCCTAGGTAGGGGATGGTGGCGGGATTCTGCACGGTGGAGGCGTCGTCGAGCAGGATGCGGCGGCGCGGGTTGAGTGCCGTGGACTCACCCAGGCCGTTGCCGTTGTTGGGGTGGTAGAGCCGTCCCCCGGCAGAAAGGGTGATCTCGCCAAAGCGGGCGAGGTTGAAGACCTCACTCACGCTGAGGGTCTGGGGGAAGGTCACCAGCATGCCCTCGTAGCGCTCGAGGTCACCCACCTCGCTCACCGGGAGGTCGATGGGGGTGGGCTCCACCAAGACCCCGCTCTCGCAGAGCGTCAGGCTGCTGAGGGCCTCGAGTTCGGTCAGGGTGCCGCTGCCGGAGGCAAACTCCCTGACGGTCCCCCTCAGCTGCACGTAGTCGCCCACCTTCACCGGAAAGGAGGTGTTGAACACGAATAGCCCGTCGGAAGTGGCTACGTCGCCGTCGCCCTGGAAGTCTTGGATGTAGAAGCCGCCGAGCTGGTTTGGGCCCTGGTAATCGCCCACCACCACGCCCTCGGTGGTCACGCTTTGGCCTGCGAGGGGGCTGGCCGGGCCGCTGCCCTGGATCTGGTAGGTGCGGACCACGCCGGCGCCTGCCGGACACTGCGGGGTCCGAGCCGTGAGCGGGCCCAGCGCGGGAGCCTGGACGCATAAGGCGGTAAAGACCAGCACTGCCGCCATCAGGTAGAAGCGGGTTGAACTCATCTGGATTCCTCCCAGCGTATCCACTCTATGCCCCTCTCCGTCATTTTTCTGTAAAGATTCTCTTTGCATCTCCGAAAAGCCGCAGCGAACCAGGGGAAACATCTCCTACTTCTCCAGAGTGCACGCCCATAGCCATTGAGTTCGTACCGGCGAGCCCCGTACCCTAAGGAAAAGGAGGCGGTGATATGCAGGCTGGCGAACTGCGGCACCTGCTCGAGCGCATCCTGCCCACCAGGCCCTTCGAGCTGCGCTTTTGGGACGGGTCGGTGCTACCGGCCACGGCGGAACCCAGAGCCACCGTGGTGCTGGGGCGGGGCCTGTTGGAGGGGCTGGCGCCGCCGCTGGACCTAGCGCTGGGCGAGGCTTTCGTGCGGGGGGACCTCGAGGTCGAGGGCGAATTGGAGGCGGTGCTGGAAGCGCTGGAGCACCTCGAATTGCCGGCCTCCCCGCTGGAGTGGGTGCGGGGGGTAGCCCTGAGGGCTTCGGGCATCCGGGCGCTCAGCGCCCACCTGCACGGGGCGGCCCATTCCCCTGCCCGTGACCGCCAGGCCGTAAAGCACCACTACGACCTCTCCAACGACTTCTACCGGCTATGGCTGGACCCGCGCATGGTCTACTCCTGTGCCTACTTCCCCCACGGCGACGAGGGCCTGGAGCAAGCCCAGGAGGCCAAGCTCGAGCTCATCTGCCGCAAGCTCAGGCTACGGCCCGGCGAGCGCCTGCTGGACATCGGCTGTGGCTGGGGTGGGCTGGTGATCTACGCGGCACAGCGCTTCGGGGTGGAGGCCCTGGGCATCACCCTCTCGAGCGCCCAGCTCGAGGAAGCCCGCGCACGGGTGCGCCGAAGCGGCCTCGAGGGAAGGGTACGAATCGAGGAGCTCGATTACCGCGAAGTGCATGGGCGCTTTGACAAGGTCGCCAGCGTTGGTATGGCCGAGCATGTGGGCCGGGCTAACCTTCCGCGCTACTTTCAGGCGGCCTTCGCCTGTTTAGAACCCGGCGGCCTCTTCCTGCACCACGCCATCGCCCAGGGCCCCGTGCGCTCTAAGCCGCCCACCTGGGCCGCCTCCGGGGAGTTTATGCGACGCTACATCTTCCCCGACGGCGAAATCCTGCCGCTGTGGGAGATGTTGCGCGAAGCCGAAGCCACGGGCTTCGAGGTGCGCGACATAGAGGATTTGCGCGAGCACTACACCCGCACCCTCGAGCTGTGGCGCCATGGTCTGGAGACCCGCTTCCCCGAGGCGATATCCCTGGTCGGGCCGGAGCGCGCCCGCCTCTACCGGCTCTACCTGGCGGCCTCGGCCCACCAGTTCGCCTTCGGCCACCTGGCCGTGCACCAGACCTTGCTGGCCAAGCCCAGCCCCCAGGGGCGCGTAAACCTCCCCTCGAGCCGGGCTGACCTCTACCGCGATGGGTCGGCGCTCGATGGTCGATGGCCAGGCCAGGGTACGCCGAAGGCCCTTTGAAGGCTACCCTATAGCCGTATGGGTCCTTAGTTGGGTTATGGGTTTCCGACAGGCTCTTGCGAACCCAAGGACTCTTGAGGCAGCGGCTCGGGCGTGAGGGGCGGGGTAGGGTCGGGGGCTGGGGGAGCTGGCTCGGTGGGGCCCACCAGGTAGACGGCAGCCCAGGGGCGGTACTTGCTGAACAGCGAGTCCCTGACGACCCGCCCGTCGTCGAATTGGATGGTGCGGTAGACCGTCACCTGGGCTCCGGGAGCCGCGAAGTCGATCTGCTTGCGCTGGCCATAGCGCAGCGAGGGATCGACGATGAAGCGGGTGGGTGGGGCCGGGATGACGTCGCGCACCACGGGAGCGCTCCAGGTGGTGCTGCGGTCCTTGGTGCCGAAGAAGCGGTAGGTGACGCGGTAGCCCCGAACCTGGGTCTGGATGAGGATGTGGCCGGGGGTGTCGTTCTTGAACTTGAGGTCTTGGGTAGGGGAGTACACCGCCGCGTCGAGCCCGGTGGGGCTGTAGTAGCCGACCTGGTAGCTGTGGGGGCGGCGCTCGAGGATGGGTAGCCCGGCGAAATAGGCCGCCCGGAACAGCGTGGTTGAGGTCTGGCACACCCCGCCGCCCACGCCGATTTCGGTCTTGTCGCCCACGATCACGTAGGCCTCACGGAAGCCCGTGCGGACCGAGATTTCCCCTATGGTCTGAAGAAAGGAGAAGGTGGTGTTCGGGGGTATCAGCACACCGTCGAGCTTGGCCGAAGCGTGGGCGATGTTGTAAATCCTCGCGGGGATCGAGCCGTAGAAGGTGGTGGTGGCCTCGGAGATCAGCTCCCGCACGCCCAGGGCATACCAGTAGTCCACGCTGCGGCTCGAGCGCTGATAGGCTACGGGCAGGCGAAACTCCTTCTTGCCCTCCTTGAGCGCCCTGAGGTAGGCGTTCTTGGCGTTCTGCGGCCCAAAGGCATAGCCGGGCCGCTCGATGGCCACCCAGCCCCGGTCCTTGGTGAAGACCCATTTGGCCGGAGTAGGGGGGCGGCCGAGCTTGCGGATCAGGGTTTCGATCTCGCCCACCCCGCCCACCTTGTAACGCTGCACGCCTGTGTAGGTCTTGAGCTGCCCCTGCTCAATGGTCCACTCCTGCGTCACCAATAGCGCATCCGGCCCGGCCAGGGCTACCGGGCTCAGAGAGAACAATGCACTAAGCAATGTCCATCGCATAACTTCAGTCTAGCCGTAGCAGGTGAGACGAAAGCCATGTAAATGACCAAAAAGTCGTGAAGGCCAAGGCATCTCGCGTCCTTGCGTCTTGCTTCTTAGCTATCGATCCCTTGTGTATCGTATTGCCCATGGATTATCAGGTACTCATCGTCGGAGGGGGTTTCTCCGGCTCGGAAGCTGCTTACGCCCTGGCTCGCCGGGGGGTGCGGGTGGGCCTGCTAACCCAGAGCCTGGACACGGTCTATCTGCCCTTCACCCCCCTCTCTGAACCCGGTCCTGCGGGAAGCCTCATGGCCGAGGTTGGGGCGGTGGGCATGAAGGGCTGGGAACTGCACGCAAAGGCCAAGTACCGCCTCGAGGCCCAGCCTCAGCTCCACCTCTTCCAATCCTCGGCCACCCGGCTCGTCCTCGAGGGTCGGCGGGTGGTGGGGGTGGAAACCTGGGAAGGTCCCAGGCGCACGGCCTCTCGAGTGGTGCTGGCACTGGGGAGTTTCCTCATGCCCCAACTCGCCATCGGCGAGGTGGTGGAGGAGGCCGGGAGACTCTCCGAAGCCGCCTACCCCGACCTCTACGAGAACCTGCTGACCCTGGGCTTTTCGTTCATCGATCAGCACGCCGAGGTCGCGGCCCAAGACGGAACGCCGGGCTACAGCGTGCGCTACAAGAGCTTTGCTCCTGCGGAGTGGGAAGTAGAAAGCTTCAGGCTAAGGCGGCTCGAGGGGCTCTACGGCCTGGGCCTGTGCGTGCTGGGGCAGGGCACCTACGCCCGCATGGCCTCAGAGGGCCTGCGCCTGGCGGAGAATTTTGCGGTCGAGCTGGGATAGGGGCTTGCCCCTAGGGTCTTGGGCCGGGCCCTCCCAGCGGCTTTTATAAACCTGCACCGTAAGCCTGCGGTGGGTAAAGGCGTGTTGCACCCTGCCCGCGTGCTCGGGGGTTGGGATGGCCGTGCCGTGCTCTGCCGCCAGGCGCCCC
Encoded proteins:
- a CDS encoding DUF4870 domain-containing protein, producing the protein MQATQDERNLAIIAHLAPLVGYFVAIGQILIPLVIYLLSSQPFVRAQAKEALNAQISFTVYAVVVGVLCFVLIGFFLIPVLAIYIIWTMVAACLAVSRGEAYRYPGIFRLLA
- a CDS encoding transaldolase family protein, yielding MRLYLDTADRHLAEPLLRTGLFWGVTTNPLLLQAVGLKTAQLPELYAWATDLGAKEVFFQGWGPDAESLVARGLELRSIGERVVVKLPVTQAGCQAASELLRQGCAVLLTAIYTPAQALLGAAAGVQYIAPYLGRIADAGRNARAEVALMQRLLKELGNPTQILLASLRHLDDVVAMSQEGVRAFTLNPAVARQFFEEPLTEEAVIAFEQAMKEVVA
- a CDS encoding ABC transporter permease is translated as MAEQQPSSAAQAPRRLLERLPSISVLGPFVALLLAVIFFSIQSDRFLSGQNFSLILQQVLVVGVLAIGQTLVILTGGIDLSVGFVMALGTMVMSKFAVELGLPPLLAILCGVVVTTGFGLLNGLLITRIRLPPFIVTLGTMNIAFALTQIYSKAQTVTGLPDALLFWGNTFRLGQTVITYGVVLMIALYLLMWFLLSETAPGRHLYAVGNNPEAARLMGIPTQRVLLLTYTIAGFFYGIAGWLLISRTSVGDPNAGQTENLETITAVVLGGTSLFGGRGMILGTLLGAIIVGVFRNGLTLIGVSSVYQVLITGILVILAVTADQLSKRRS
- a CDS encoding carbohydrate kinase family protein, producing the protein MIITCGEALIDFTSLHHEGHTVYRPHPGGSLMNVAVASGRLGVPTGFLGKVSRDVFGRLLRQHMHESQVSLEYVVEAREPTTLAFVHLDGGDPEYSFYAGGTADRSLMIEELPALPKAAALHFGSISLVLEPTASTLEYLMQQESRHRFLSLDPNVRPGLIPDRSAYLERLEAWLSLVDLVKVSQADLEWLYPGESPKSIAQEWLGRGPALVLVTLGGAGSLALSAGGSALVPVPKVKVADTVGAGDAFMGAALAWLHKQGRLSRSGVEGLGEGELQQLLAFANQVAAINCTRAGADPPWAREVGW
- a CDS encoding sugar ABC transporter substrate-binding protein is translated as MRKSTGIVAALALAGLALTALSSVVAQNQNKQPFIGLITKTESNPFFVKMKEGASKEAARLGAKFISAAGKTDGDNAGQVAAIENMVAAGVNTILITPSDAKAIVPAIKKAREAGVQVIALDSPTDPEDAVDALFATNNYQAGVLIGEYAAALMKGKKPVIATLDLFPGHPVGAQRHNGFLQGFGLQSFEADSNELAKPAEVVCMADTYGDQAKGQTAMENCLQKNPNINLVYTINEPAAAGAYQALKAAGKEKSVIIVSVDGGCEGVRNVDRGVIAATSQQYPLKMAALGVAAGVKYAKTGVKARGYVDTGVTLIAKQPVPGVSSKDVKYGLANCWGN
- a CDS encoding ExeM/NucH family extracellular endonuclease, giving the protein MSSTRFYLMAAVLVFTALCVQAPALGPLTARTPQCPAGAGVVRTYQIQGSGPASPLAGQSVTTEGVVVGDYQGPNQLGGFYIQDFQGDGDVATSDGLFVFNTSFPVKVGDYVQLRGTVREFASGSGTLTELEALSSLTLCESGVLVEPTPIDLPVSEVGDLERYEGMLVTFPQTLSVSEVFNLARFGEITLSAGGRLYHPNNGNGLGESTALNPRRRILLDDASTVQNPATIPYLGPGTDATRRVGDSVRGLTGILTFGFSAYRVQPVGPVSFENTNPRPASPSAVGGSLRVASFNVLNYFTTLGSRGASNQAELERQKAKLVAAIAGLNADVVGLIEVQNNGDTALTDLVAALNAALGAGTYAAIHSGSIGSDEIKVALIYKPARVAPEGAFRVDGDPVYSRPPLAQTFRDLGTGGRFTVVVNHFKSKGCEGATGENLDAGQGCWNALRVQQAQKLLSFLEQLKTTDPDVILLGDFNAYAAEDPIRTLTGAGLENLGLRRSAPERYSYVFNGESGSLDYAFVTPSLSPQVTGFTEWHINADEPRAFDYNTEFKPDDRYAPTPYRSSDHDPLLLGLSLSADPAAPSGLGRP
- a CDS encoding LacI family DNA-binding transcriptional regulator, which produces MVSLEEVAKLAQVSPATASRALSRPDMVAKETRERVLEAARQLGYQPNQLARSLRRRSSRSLGLIITDILNPFHATVAKGVQDAAEKHDYTVFLFNTDEDPEKERRALNALRGHLPQGLLIVPTPKTRENLKLVANLPTIELDRQSGTAGAHSVMVDNVGGARSAVEHLTALGHRRIGMIVGRLDITTAVERHQGYREALAAAGLPYREELVLPGNHREEGGRVAAHALLSRPPDERPTALFVGNNEMTVGAVLAARELGLRIPEDLSIVGFDDSRWARTMQPALTVVAQPEYDIGFLACETLLSLLRHGKAVQPICTRLATTLIIRDSTAPPGYASRPP
- a CDS encoding ATP-binding cassette domain-containing protein — its product is MELNPLPNNPDQLLLPGQQVSAPARPRPVLEARGLVKRYGHVTALDGTDFELREGEILAVIGDNGAGKSTLIKALSGAIIPDQGEIILDGKPVHFRSPLDARRHGIETVYQDLAVAPAMTIAENLFLGREILRPGFLGRLLRLIDKKKMLEEATKSLKDLKIGIRSMSQAVETLSGGQRQGVAVARSAAFAKHVVIMDEPTAALGVKEGNMVLELIRRVRDRGLPVIIISHNMPHVFEIADRIHIQRLGKRAAVVNPKKISMAHTVAVMTGAMSPEELSEDELAH